TAGGTAGACTGGACGACATCAGTACAGATGGATTAAATTTGATACAAGAAATACGTCACATCTACAATAATTATGCTTTTCAAACGGAGATTCTAGCAGCCTCAGTACGTCATACGATGCATGTGATTGATTGTGCAAAAATAGGAGCTGATGTGATGACAGGTCCTCTTTCATCTATTGAAGGATTGCTTAAGCATCCTCTTACTGATATAGGTCTAGAAAAATTCCTAGCCGATTATAAGAAAGGAAACTAAGAACTTTAATTGTAGAATGGAAAAAGGCTCTCAGTGAGCCTTTTTCTATGTTTCACAATGTGAGTAAGAAAGCCTGAAATTGATGGTTGATGATTTTAGGATTCCCTCGTTTATCTATTTAAATAACCTAGCAAGGTGGTTTCAATACGATAATGGAAAAGGTTAACGTCAGGATCAACGATTGTTAGGTCGTCCTCAATAATTAGAGTACGGTTCCTGCCCTTCAACTCTAAATAGGTTGCAGCGTCATCAAAGTTTTCGAGCATGTATTCCATGTTCATGTCAAAACGGTACTTCTCACTAATCTGTTTCCAGCTCTCTTGATTTTGGTTATCTGTATTGATTCCTATGAAATCAATTTCGGGATATTTCACCCTTAAGTCTTTTACCTTTTTATGGACACGCACAGCATAATCAGGGAATCGATCAGACCAGAAAAAAAGCACACTTAGGCCATCGATACGATCTGTAAGAGAAATATCCTCATTGTAGATGTCCATTAAATCAAGATCTGAAAGTTTCTTTCCAGGTTCCAGTTCTTCATACCGTCCCGCTAGCGCTTCAATAGATCCTATGAGTTCTTGATTAGTAACGATTTTTTTGAAGTCGTCCACTAATTTTTTGACTTCAACTCTATTGCGGTTATCTCTAATAAAATTTTTAGTGATATTACTAGCAAACAGCTCTTTAGGTTCTTTGCTGTCAAAAATACTATCGATCAATCTTAATTTCTCACTATTGTACATATAGCCTCTCCTGCTCAAGTCAGCACTTGATCCTGATTTCTTCACAAGATTGTTGAGGGCAATATTTGACACAAGTGCATTCACATAAGGACGGAAGCTATTGAGCGTATAATAAGAATTATCCTTAAGGTCGACTTGTTTGCGGTGGTCAGTGTATTTGGCGGGTAGTTTTCTCGCCTCTAAAATATTTCTTTTTCCATAATGTAGCGCTGGATACCTCTCTAAGCGACTGTAGGAATTTAATTTGATGGAATTGAGAGCCTTCTCGACAAAGTCTTGCTCAAAGTCCTTGCGCTTCGCAATGGTTTTGAGTCTTTTAACTTCTGCTTCTGTAGCTTCGTTTAGGAAGGAATAGAAGACTTCTGGATCTTTTTCAAAATTCTTGATGTAGTCACGGTTCTCATTTTCAGTTGAAATGAAGGCATCGAGCATGAAATTATTCTCGGCCGCACTGGAAGCAGTGAAGGACATGGATTCATCAAAGGCTCGAGTGTTAAGCCGTATTTTAATACTATCGCCTTGAGAAATGTAAATGCTTTGATACTCTCCGGGATGGGAAAATAAATAAAACCCGCTTTCTAGGTTTTCATATTCAAATGAAAACAGTCCATTCTCATCGACTTCAACAGTATCTTGAACATTTCCAAAGTTGCTGAGGGCCACATATTCAGCGCTGGGATTTATGATTTTCCCGCTTATGACAGTTTCTGTTCTAAGATCATCTTCCTTGCAAGAAGTCGATAATAACAGCAACATTACCATTACTGGAAGGAGGCGATGGAGGTTCCGCTTTCGCGAAAGCGGTACTAACAAATTTCTATGTGCAATTTTCACTACCAGCAAAAAGAACATTTTTCAAAAATTAATCGAGTTAAGGCAGCGTTAAATTGATGCGCACAGAAGTATTGTAAACCTTAAAGAATGAGTACTTTTGCAGCCTTAAAATTGAACTATGCTTACAGTTTCTAATTTATCGGTGCAGTTTGGAAAACGTGTGCTGTTTGATGAGGTAAATGCCAAGTTTGGCGGGAGTAATTGTTACGGTATTATAGGTGCAAATGGTGCAGGTAAATCTACGTTTCTAAAAATGCTTACCGGTCAAATGGAACCTACAAGCGGTCACGTAAGCCTTGAGTCTGGTAAGAGAATGTCTGTACTTGAGCAAAATCACAATGCCCATGATGCTGACACGGTTCTGGAAACGGTCTTGAAAGGAAACAAGCCTCTTTATAAACTCAAAGCTGAAATTGATGCCCTCTATGCTGATTACAGCGACGAGAACGCTGAGAAGATAGGTGAGCTACAAGTAAAATTTGAAGAGATGGACGGTTGGAATGCAGAGAGTAGTGCTGCGTCCATGCTTTCTAACCTTGGTATAGGCGAGGAGTACCACTATACCCAAATGGCAGATATGGATAGCAAACTCAAGGTAAGGGTGTTGCTGGCTCAGGCGCTGTTTGGAAATCCTGATTTCCTAATCATGGATGAGCCTACAAACGACCTGGATTATGAAACGATCTCATGGTTGGAGAACTTTCTGGCAAATTATGAAAACACGGTTATCGTCGTGTCGCACGACCGCCACTTCTTAGATTCAGTTTGTACCCATATTGCCGATATTGATTTCGGAAAGATCAATCAGTATAGTGGTAACTATACCTTCTGGTATGAGTCGTCACAACTTGCGGCAAGACAAAGACAACAAGCAAACAAAAAGGCAGAAGAAAAGAAAAAGGAGCTTCAAGAATTTATTGCGCGTTTTAGTGCAAACG
This genomic interval from Nonlabens spongiae contains the following:
- a CDS encoding ABC-F family ATP-binding cassette domain-containing protein — encoded protein: MLTVSNLSVQFGKRVLFDEVNAKFGGSNCYGIIGANGAGKSTFLKMLTGQMEPTSGHVSLESGKRMSVLEQNHNAHDADTVLETVLKGNKPLYKLKAEIDALYADYSDENAEKIGELQVKFEEMDGWNAESSAASMLSNLGIGEEYHYTQMADMDSKLKVRVLLAQALFGNPDFLIMDEPTNDLDYETISWLENFLANYENTVIVVSHDRHFLDSVCTHIADIDFGKINQYSGNYTFWYESSQLAARQRQQANKKAEEKKKELQEFIARFSANVAKSKQATSRKKMIEKLDISEIKPSSRRYPAIIFEREREAGDQILNVSKLTGSIDGEVLFKDIDINLAKGDKVVLFSRDSRATTLFYEILNDRAVADSGKFDWGVTTTQSYLPVDNADFFDVDMNLVEWLRQYAQTEEEREEVFLRGFLGKMIFSGEEALKSAKVLSGGEKVRCMLSRMMMKRANVLMVDEPTNHLDLESIQAFNNSLKIFKGTVLLTTHDHQFAQTVGNRVIELTPKGAIDRYTTFEEYMDDKKIKELRDQMYSV
- a CDS encoding TlpA family protein disulfide reductase; amino-acid sequence: MFFLLVVKIAHRNLLVPLSRKRNLHRLLPVMVMLLLLSTSCKEDDLRTETVISGKIINPSAEYVALSNFGNVQDTVEVDENGLFSFEYENLESGFYLFSHPGEYQSIYISQGDSIKIRLNTRAFDESMSFTASSAAENNFMLDAFISTENENRDYIKNFEKDPEVFYSFLNEATEAEVKRLKTIAKRKDFEQDFVEKALNSIKLNSYSRLERYPALHYGKRNILEARKLPAKYTDHRKQVDLKDNSYYTLNSFRPYVNALVSNIALNNLVKKSGSSADLSRRGYMYNSEKLRLIDSIFDSKEPKELFASNITKNFIRDNRNRVEVKKLVDDFKKIVTNQELIGSIEALAGRYEELEPGKKLSDLDLMDIYNEDISLTDRIDGLSVLFFWSDRFPDYAVRVHKKVKDLRVKYPEIDFIGINTDNQNQESWKQISEKYRFDMNMEYMLENFDDAATYLELKGRNRTLIIEDDLTIVDPDVNLFHYRIETTLLGYLNR